In Achromobacter xylosoxidans A8, a single window of DNA contains:
- a CDS encoding acetyl/propionyl/methylcrotonyl-CoA carboxylase subunit alpha yields MIHSKLVRPFHTLLIANRGEIARRIMRSARKLGYRSVAVYSDADTDSLHVREADLAARIGGPAPADSYLNIEAVLAAARATGADAVHPGYGFLAENEAFAAAVEQAGLVFVGPPAAAIGAMGNKARAKAAMSRADVPCIPGYQGADQSIDAFVRAAGDIGFPVMVKAAAGGGGRGMRLVRDPAALPAALASARSEAAAAFGSDELILEKAIERPRHVEIQVLADSHGHVIHLGERDCSVQRRHQKIIEEAPSPAVDDALRASMGQAAVRSARALGYQGAGTMEFLLAPDGSYYFMEMNTRLQVEHAVTEAVTGLDLVEWQLRVAAGEMLDIAQEAVRIDGHAMELRLTAEDVPAGFLPQTGVMRRWRPPLEMPGLRIDHGLTEGGAIPPYYDSMIAKLVAHGRNREEACRKLLRALEQCVALGVPTNQSFLADCLHDPVFAAASGVHTGFVEERFGASLAARPIPDAAAVAWAAFAAHACMMDSAGPELAPPLPASRPWRVALTLDAGRWDVSVTGRAGGWWIEITPAGSGAGPARLELRGARWQGLDRSRLEAEVDGVRESIWIAPGPDAMGLFHRGQAWEFQMPPAHRSRAGALASGTLTAPFTGRILHLSVAADDHVSEGDPLIIMEAMKMEHTLYAPVAGRITDLAAQAGSQAAKDQPLLRIVQEPALQATP; encoded by the coding sequence ATGATCCACTCCAAGCTTGTCCGACCCTTCCACACCCTGCTGATCGCCAACCGCGGCGAGATTGCACGCCGCATCATGCGCAGCGCGCGCAAGCTCGGCTACCGCAGCGTGGCGGTCTACTCGGACGCCGACACCGACAGCCTACATGTCCGCGAAGCCGACCTGGCCGCGCGGATCGGCGGACCGGCACCCGCCGATTCCTATCTGAATATCGAGGCGGTGCTGGCAGCGGCGCGCGCCACCGGCGCCGACGCAGTCCATCCCGGCTACGGCTTCCTGGCGGAGAACGAAGCGTTCGCGGCGGCCGTGGAGCAAGCCGGGCTGGTCTTCGTCGGCCCGCCGGCTGCGGCTATCGGCGCCATGGGCAACAAGGCTCGGGCAAAGGCCGCAATGAGCCGCGCCGATGTGCCCTGCATACCCGGCTATCAGGGCGCCGACCAGAGCATCGACGCCTTCGTCCGCGCCGCCGGCGACATCGGATTTCCCGTCATGGTGAAAGCGGCGGCAGGCGGCGGAGGCCGCGGCATGCGGCTGGTGCGGGACCCGGCCGCGCTGCCGGCGGCGCTCGCCTCCGCCCGCTCCGAAGCCGCAGCCGCGTTCGGCTCCGACGAGCTGATCCTGGAAAAGGCCATCGAGCGGCCGCGCCATGTCGAAATCCAGGTGCTGGCCGACAGCCACGGCCACGTCATCCACCTGGGCGAACGCGATTGTTCGGTGCAACGCCGCCACCAGAAGATCATCGAAGAAGCCCCGTCCCCGGCCGTGGACGACGCGCTGCGCGCATCGATGGGACAAGCCGCCGTGCGCAGCGCCCGCGCGCTTGGCTACCAGGGCGCCGGGACGATGGAATTCCTGCTCGCTCCCGACGGCAGCTACTACTTCATGGAAATGAACACCCGGCTGCAGGTCGAGCATGCAGTGACCGAAGCCGTCACGGGCCTGGATCTGGTCGAATGGCAATTGCGCGTCGCCGCGGGCGAAATGCTGGACATCGCCCAGGAAGCGGTGCGCATCGACGGCCACGCCATGGAACTGCGCCTTACCGCCGAGGACGTGCCCGCCGGCTTCCTGCCGCAAACCGGTGTCATGCGGCGCTGGCGTCCTCCCCTGGAAATGCCGGGCCTGCGGATCGACCACGGCCTGACCGAGGGTGGCGCCATCCCGCCCTACTACGATTCGATGATCGCCAAGCTGGTCGCCCACGGCCGCAATCGCGAGGAAGCCTGCCGCAAACTGCTGCGGGCGCTGGAACAATGCGTCGCGTTGGGCGTGCCCACCAATCAATCGTTCCTGGCCGACTGCCTGCACGATCCGGTCTTCGCCGCCGCCTCGGGCGTTCATACCGGGTTTGTCGAAGAACGCTTCGGCGCCAGCCTGGCCGCGCGCCCCATTCCCGATGCGGCGGCCGTGGCGTGGGCTGCCTTTGCCGCCCACGCCTGCATGATGGACTCCGCCGGTCCCGAACTCGCGCCGCCGCTTCCGGCATCGCGTCCTTGGCGCGTCGCCTTGACGCTGGATGCAGGTCGTTGGGACGTCTCGGTGACGGGCAGAGCCGGCGGCTGGTGGATCGAGATCACGCCCGCCGGAAGCGGCGCCGGACCCGCTCGGCTCGAACTGCGCGGCGCCCGTTGGCAAGGCCTGGACCGCAGCCGCCTGGAAGCCGAGGTGGACGGCGTCCGCGAAAGTATCTGGATAGCGCCGGGACCGGACGCAATGGGCTTGTTCCACCGGGGACAGGCCTGGGAGTTCCAAATGCCGCCTGCGCACCGGTCCCGCGCTGGCGCGCTTGCCAGCGGCACGCTCACGGCGCCGTTCACGGGCCGCATCCTGCATCTCTCGGTGGCGGCAGACGACCACGTCAGCGAGGGTGATCCGCTGATCATCATGGAGGCAATGAAAATGGAGCACACCTTGTACGCCCCGGTCGCCGGCCGTATCACCGATCTGGCGGCTCAGGCGGGCAGCCAAGCCGCCAAGGATCAGCCCTTGCTGCGCATCGTCCAGGAACCCGCCTTGCAGGCCACGCCATGA
- a CDS encoding acyclic terpene utilization AtuA family protein, whose product MSAVRIGGASGFWGDSATATPQLLDVPGMQYLVYDYLAETTMSILARARDKDPALGYATDFVQAAMAPQLSRILERGIRVVANAGGLNPLACRDALAQAAARQGLAPRIAVVSGDDILPLLPGLRESGVDGLPEAPYSANAYTGARGIALALAQGAQIIVTGRCVDSAMVLGVLAHEHGWAWDEWDKLAAGTLAGHVIECGAQATGGLYTDWQSVPGWDNMGYPVIDCAADGSFVLSKPAGTGGLIAAGCVAEQVLYEIGDPASYLMPDVTCDFRHVHVTQLDADRVSVGGARGRPPTSTYKANATWRDGYQLATMLAIRGPAARAKADKTAAALLDRSRRMLREHGLADYRETCVEMLGCEALYGPHARHLPTREIVLRIVVRHESAAGLGFLQRECASAGTSMGPGTRSSFQGRSDIQPVVRVHSFLLPKTLLQEHVLLEDRVIPVPPAAGDAQPAHLAAAQAEPETERDEPAATPDEGPLATVALQALAWARSGDKGDTENIGVIARRPEFLPLIRRQLGAEQVRVYFAHLAHGPVERFDVPGLHAMNFVLNEALGGGGMSSLRSDPLGKSYAQMLLDHPMQIPRSWIEHGWIAPS is encoded by the coding sequence ATGAGCGCCGTGCGCATCGGCGGCGCCAGTGGATTCTGGGGCGATTCCGCCACCGCCACGCCGCAACTTCTGGACGTCCCCGGCATGCAGTACCTGGTGTATGACTACCTGGCCGAAACCACCATGTCCATCCTGGCCCGTGCTCGCGACAAGGATCCGGCGCTGGGATACGCCACCGACTTCGTCCAGGCGGCGATGGCGCCGCAATTGAGCCGTATCCTGGAGCGCGGCATACGCGTGGTGGCCAACGCGGGAGGCCTGAACCCCCTGGCATGCCGCGATGCCCTGGCGCAGGCCGCGGCGCGCCAAGGGCTGGCGCCTCGCATCGCCGTCGTCAGCGGCGACGACATCCTGCCTCTGCTGCCCGGGCTGCGCGAATCGGGCGTAGACGGCCTGCCCGAAGCACCGTACTCCGCCAATGCCTACACAGGCGCCCGGGGCATCGCGCTGGCGCTGGCGCAGGGCGCCCAGATCATCGTTACCGGCCGCTGCGTCGACAGCGCCATGGTGCTGGGCGTACTGGCCCACGAACATGGCTGGGCCTGGGACGAGTGGGACAAGCTCGCCGCCGGCACGCTCGCCGGCCACGTCATCGAATGCGGCGCGCAGGCCACCGGCGGTCTGTACACCGATTGGCAATCGGTGCCAGGGTGGGACAACATGGGCTATCCCGTCATCGATTGCGCCGCGGACGGCAGCTTCGTCCTTTCCAAACCCGCCGGCACCGGCGGCCTGATCGCTGCAGGGTGCGTCGCCGAACAGGTCCTGTACGAAATCGGCGATCCCGCCAGCTACCTGATGCCCGACGTCACCTGCGACTTCCGGCACGTCCACGTGACGCAGCTTGACGCGGACCGCGTCTCGGTCGGCGGCGCTCGTGGACGTCCCCCCACAAGCACTTACAAGGCCAATGCAACCTGGCGCGACGGCTACCAACTGGCGACCATGCTGGCCATCCGCGGCCCCGCAGCCCGCGCAAAGGCTGACAAGACCGCCGCGGCGCTGCTGGACCGCAGCCGGCGGATGCTGCGTGAACACGGTCTCGCGGACTATCGGGAAACCTGCGTGGAAATGCTGGGCTGCGAAGCACTCTACGGCCCGCATGCCCGGCATCTCCCCACCCGGGAGATTGTCCTGCGCATCGTGGTCCGGCATGAATCGGCCGCGGGCCTGGGCTTTCTGCAACGCGAATGCGCTTCCGCCGGAACCTCCATGGGGCCGGGCACCCGCTCGTCCTTCCAGGGACGCTCCGATATCCAGCCAGTGGTACGCGTCCACTCCTTCCTGTTGCCGAAAACTCTGCTGCAAGAGCACGTGCTGCTGGAAGACCGCGTCATCCCCGTACCGCCTGCGGCCGGCGACGCGCAGCCCGCCCACCTTGCCGCGGCGCAAGCCGAACCGGAGACGGAGCGGGACGAGCCAGCCGCAACGCCGGATGAAGGCCCGTTGGCGACTGTCGCGCTGCAGGCGCTGGCCTGGGCGCGCAGCGGCGACAAGGGTGATACGGAGAACATCGGCGTCATCGCGCGCCGCCCCGAGTTCCTTCCCCTGATCCGCAGGCAACTGGGCGCAGAGCAGGTGCGCGTGTACTTCGCGCACCTGGCACATGGCCCGGTCGAGCGCTTCGACGTGCCTGGTTTGCACGCCATGAACTTCGTGCTGAACGAGGCCCTGGGCGGCGGCGGAATGTCCAGCCTGCGTTCGGATCCCTTGGGAAAGTCCTATGCCCAGATGCTGCTAGACCATCCCATGCAAATTCCCCGGAGTTGGATTGAACATGGCTGGATCGCCCCGTCATAG
- a CDS encoding tripartite tricarboxylate transporter substrate binding protein: MSRIISKSIAALAMAGLLAGAGSAGAAYPEKPLRVVVPYTAGGVSDAVARLVTRKLSDEIGQPIVVENLGGANGQIGSAAVARSAPDGYTFLVVVMAHAINPSLYKNMTYDPLRDLRGISLFGRIPLLLVSSARLPPRNLEEFLAWARANPDSATFASSGAGSGAHLAAEEFAQVNSLRITHVPYKGVGPALPDLYSGQVAAIFDSVQTMMPQVKAGKLRALAMTSASRWPGAPDVPTMAEAGVPDFVVGSWIGMLAPAKVPDERAEQISAAVQRVLDQPDVRAQLIGYGIDPVGGKPAAFDSFIADEAGRWADVIAKAGIRLE, from the coding sequence ATGAGCCGGATCATCAGTAAAAGTATCGCCGCCCTAGCCATGGCCGGCCTTCTTGCTGGCGCGGGCAGCGCGGGCGCCGCATACCCGGAAAAGCCGCTGCGCGTGGTGGTGCCGTATACCGCGGGCGGCGTATCGGATGCGGTCGCGCGGCTCGTGACCCGCAAGCTGAGCGACGAAATCGGCCAACCGATAGTCGTCGAAAACCTGGGCGGTGCCAACGGTCAGATCGGCTCGGCCGCCGTCGCCCGGTCCGCGCCCGACGGCTATACCTTCCTGGTCGTCGTCATGGCGCATGCCATCAACCCCAGCCTCTATAAGAACATGACCTACGATCCGCTGCGCGACTTGCGCGGGATCAGCCTGTTCGGCCGCATTCCTTTGCTGCTGGTATCGAGCGCCCGCCTGCCGCCCCGCAATCTGGAGGAATTCCTGGCCTGGGCGCGGGCGAATCCCGACAGCGCCACGTTCGCCTCCAGCGGCGCAGGCTCGGGCGCGCATCTGGCGGCGGAAGAGTTCGCCCAGGTCAACAGCCTGCGCATCACCCATGTGCCTTACAAAGGCGTGGGACCCGCGCTACCCGACCTTTACTCCGGGCAGGTGGCCGCCATCTTCGATTCGGTGCAAACCATGATGCCGCAGGTCAAGGCGGGCAAGTTGCGCGCGCTGGCCATGACCAGCGCCAGCCGGTGGCCCGGTGCGCCCGACGTCCCCACCATGGCGGAGGCCGGGGTACCCGATTTCGTCGTGGGCAGCTGGATCGGCATGCTGGCTCCCGCCAAGGTGCCGGACGAGCGCGCCGAGCAGATTTCCGCGGCGGTCCAGCGCGTGCTTGACCAACCCGATGTGCGCGCCCAACTGATCGGCTATGGCATCGATCCGGTCGGCGGCAAGCCCGCGGCATTCGACAGCTTCATCGCCGACGAAGCCGGCCGCTGGGCCGACGTCATCGCCAAAGCCGGCATCCGCCTGGAGTAA
- a CDS encoding CaiB/BaiF CoA transferase family protein, whose protein sequence is MSPRILEGVKVLDLTRVIAGPLCTQILADMGATVYKIERPGEGDDTRRMGPFLPDGHGGDSNDSALYLAYNRGKHSVTVDISTPEGAELVRDLALRCDVVMENYKVGTLAKYGLDQAALAAAKPALVYCSLTGFGQDGPYARRPAYDFILQGLAGVMSTCGHAEGAPGGEPMRTAIPITDVVTGLYAAIAILGAVLHQRQSGMGQFVDASMLDASVALNGHLAVGYLMSGQLPSRQGNTNPIAAPSEVFACTDGRMILAAGNNTQFHALCEILDQPGLVDDPRFSTNALRVAHRIELRDLLAPLLARRRRADLFPIFDRAGVPSGPINDLSQVFEDPQTCHRHLALSLPHPRGGNAPMLRSPLDFSATPVRYGPAPMLGQHSLEVLRDELGLDDLRLADLRSRAII, encoded by the coding sequence ATGAGCCCCCGTATCCTGGAAGGCGTCAAAGTCCTGGACCTGACACGCGTGATCGCCGGACCGCTATGCACCCAGATCCTGGCCGACATGGGCGCCACCGTCTACAAGATAGAACGTCCCGGCGAAGGCGACGATACCCGTCGCATGGGCCCCTTCCTGCCTGACGGCCACGGCGGCGACAGCAACGACTCCGCGCTGTACCTGGCCTACAACCGCGGCAAGCATTCCGTGACGGTGGATATTTCCACGCCTGAAGGTGCGGAACTGGTACGCGATCTGGCGCTGCGCTGCGACGTCGTCATGGAAAACTACAAGGTCGGAACCCTGGCCAAGTACGGACTGGACCAGGCCGCGTTGGCCGCGGCCAAGCCCGCCCTGGTCTACTGCTCATTGACCGGCTTCGGACAGGACGGCCCCTACGCGCGGCGGCCAGCCTACGACTTTATCCTGCAAGGACTGGCCGGTGTAATGAGCACTTGCGGACACGCCGAGGGCGCGCCCGGCGGCGAGCCCATGCGCACAGCAATTCCCATCACGGACGTCGTCACCGGCCTGTACGCGGCCATCGCCATCCTGGGCGCCGTGCTGCACCAGCGGCAATCCGGCATGGGCCAGTTCGTGGACGCTTCCATGCTGGACGCTTCAGTGGCCCTCAACGGGCACCTGGCGGTGGGCTACCTCATGTCGGGGCAGTTGCCAAGCAGGCAAGGCAACACCAACCCCATCGCGGCCCCTTCCGAAGTGTTCGCCTGCACCGACGGCCGCATGATATTGGCCGCCGGCAACAACACCCAGTTCCACGCCCTTTGCGAGATCCTGGACCAGCCAGGGCTGGTGGACGATCCGCGCTTTTCCACGAATGCCTTGCGGGTCGCTCACAGAATCGAACTGCGCGATCTGCTGGCACCCCTGCTTGCCAGGCGGCGGCGCGCCGACCTGTTCCCGATCTTCGACCGGGCCGGCGTGCCCTCGGGACCGATCAATGACCTGTCCCAGGTTTTCGAAGACCCCCAGACATGTCACCGGCATCTCGCCCTGTCGCTGCCGCACCCCCGCGGGGGCAATGCCCCCATGCTGCGCAGCCCGCTGGACTTCTCGGCCACTCCTGTGCGCTATGGTCCGGCTCCCATGTTGGGGCAGCACAGCCTGGAGGTCCTGCGCGACGAACTGGGCCTGGACGACTTGCGGCTGGCCGATCTGCGCTCCCGCGCTATCATTTAG
- the yajC gene encoding preprotein translocase subunit YajC gives MSVIDTASLVVAQAAPEGNALMGMLPIILMFVILYFLMIRPQMKRQKEHRNLIAALAKGDEVVTAGGMLGKVTKVNDSYVTVEVSELADKPVEVIMQKSSVSTVLPKGTIKAL, from the coding sequence ATGTCCGTTATCGATACCGCCAGCCTCGTCGTGGCCCAGGCCGCCCCCGAGGGCAACGCGCTGATGGGCATGCTGCCCATCATCCTGATGTTCGTGATCCTCTATTTCCTGATGATCCGTCCCCAGATGAAGCGCCAGAAGGAACACCGCAATCTGATCGCCGCCCTGGCCAAGGGCGACGAAGTGGTTACCGCCGGCGGCATGCTCGGCAAGGTCACCAAGGTCAACGACAGCTACGTTACCGTCGAAGTCTCCGAACTGGCCGACAAGCCCGTCGAAGTGATCATGCAGAAGTCCTCGGTCTCGACCGTGCTGCCCAAGGGAACCATCAAGGCCCTGTAA